From the Candidatus Rokuibacteriota bacterium genome, the window ATCTCGTCCGTGATCGCCAGCAGGTCGTGCCTCAGGCAGAGGTCGGCAATGGCCTGGAGCTCGTGCGCGGCGAAGACCTTGCCCGTCGGGTTGCTGGGGCTGTTGAAGATTATGGCGCGAGTCTTCCCGGTAACCGCTCTTCGGAGCCGGTCAGGGTCGAAGCCGAAGTCCGGGGGCTCGAGCGGCACGAAAACCGGCTCGGCGCCCGAGATGATGCAGCCCGGGCCGTAGTTCTCGTAAAACGGTTCGAAGACGATGACCTCGTCGCCCGGGTTCAGCACGGCCAGGAGCGTCGAGAGCATGGTCTCGGTCGAGCCGCAGCAGACGGTGACGTGGCGCTCGGGGTCGAGCTCCATCCCGTAGAAGCGCTCGTACTTGGCCGCGATCGCCTGTCGCAGGCGCGGGGCACCCCACGTGATCGCGTACTGGTGGAAGTCGCCGTCCAGCGCCGTGCGCGCCGCCTCGATCAGCTCGCGGGGAGGCGGAAAGTTTGGCATCCCCTGGGCCAGGTTCACGCCGCCGTACAGATTGTTGACCCGGGTCATCTCCCGGATCACCGATTCGGTGAACCCCTGGACCCGCTTGGAGATCAT encodes:
- a CDS encoding aminotransferase class I/II-fold pyridoxal phosphate-dependent enzyme, with amino-acid sequence MISKRVQGFTESVIREMTRVNNLYGGVNLAQGMPNFPPPRELIEAARTALDGDFHQYAITWGAPRLRQAIAAKYERFYGMELDPERHVTVCCGSTETMLSTLLAVLNPGDEVIVFEPFYENYGPGCIISGAEPVFVPLEPPDFGFDPDRLRRAVTGKTRAIIFNSPSNPTGKVFAAHELQAIADLCLRHDLLAITDEIYEHIVFDGETHTPIATLPGMADRTVTISGISKSYSVTGWRIGYAVASAELSLGIRRAHDFVTVGAPHPLQEAAVAALELPDSYYVWLREMYQAKRDLLLGLVESAGFVAFKPKGAYYILTEAAHFLERFGCADDLAFAMYLVKEVGVATVPGSSFYAHPELGRTKIRFCFPKTDEMLKDAGQRLQKLRLG